The proteins below are encoded in one region of Thermotoga sp. Mc24:
- a CDS encoding V-type ATP synthase subunit E family protein: MNEIETKLENLYSVFEQRLREIREELKEKYDRLIEEEKKHIEKELKEYEETLMRKAELERKQMIDRKTSQITSELRKEKLLYNKKLISRVFSSLRERLLNLPIEEKKILYRKLYNDALRLIESEDFVIVCNPEDAEIVSEIAGDKRVETSSEVTGGILLKKDRTIVRSTVDTFLEERKSEIFTFITKKAGEI, encoded by the coding sequence ATGAATGAGATAGAGACAAAACTTGAAAATCTCTACTCCGTTTTTGAACAACGCTTGAGAGAAATTCGCGAAGAGTTGAAAGAGAAGTACGATCGACTCATTGAAGAAGAGAAGAAGCACATCGAAAAGGAACTCAAAGAGTACGAAGAGACATTGATGAGAAAAGCGGAGCTGGAGAGAAAACAGATGATAGATAGAAAAACTTCCCAGATCACGTCGGAATTGCGAAAAGAGAAACTCCTCTACAATAAGAAATTGATATCCAGAGTATTCTCATCGTTGAGAGAACGGCTTCTCAATTTGCCCATCGAAGAGAAAAAGATACTTTACAGAAAACTCTACAACGACGCTTTGAGATTGATAGAGAGCGAAGATTTTGTGATAGTCTGCAATCCTGAAGACGCCGAAATCGTTTCTGAAATAGCAGGGGACAAGAGAGTGGAAACGAGCTCAGAAGTAACTGGAGGAATCCTTTTAAAGAAGGACAGAACAATCGTTCGAAGCACCGTGGATACTTTCCTCGAAGAACGAAAAAGCGAAATATTCACCTTCATAACGAAGAAGGCAGGTGAAATATGA
- a CDS encoding V-type ATP synthase subunit F has product MRFFLISDNIDTAIGLRLAGVAGTVVHGREETLEAFKKAIEDKTIGILLVTELAAKEIPEEIKSHKISGKLPLVFVIPDRHGWRGDRNFITRYVEDVVGVKLNE; this is encoded by the coding sequence ATGAGGTTTTTCCTCATCAGTGACAACATAGACACCGCCATTGGTCTTCGGTTGGCAGGTGTTGCGGGTACAGTTGTCCACGGAAGGGAAGAAACACTGGAGGCCTTCAAAAAAGCAATAGAAGACAAAACCATTGGAATCCTCCTCGTCACAGAACTCGCCGCGAAAGAAATACCAGAAGAGATCAAATCACACAAAATTTCCGGGAAACTTCCCCTGGTATTCGTCATACCTGACAGACACGGCTGGCGAGGCGACAGGAATTTCATTACAAGATACGTGGAAGACGTGGTGGGGGTGAAGCTCAATGAATGA
- a CDS encoding ATP synthase subunit C, giving the protein MVFLVAAMILVVATLIGGFFLSRKTTKKKTAFGILLGNVVAFSLIVFLAVVSLSSSAFAQNVPTTQAPSSQSSNGLGLMAVALSTGLAAVGAGIAVGMTGAASVGAISEKPELLGRTLIYVGLAEGIVIYGLIVSIMILGRL; this is encoded by the coding sequence ATGGTTTTTCTGGTAGCAGCGATGATTCTTGTGGTGGCAACGTTGATTGGTGGTTTTTTCCTTTCTAGGAAAACTACCAAGAAAAAAACAGCTTTTGGTATTCTTCTCGGCAACGTGGTTGCGTTTTCATTGATAGTTTTCCTCGCCGTTGTTAGCCTTTCTTCGAGCGCGTTCGCACAGAACGTCCCCACCACACAGGCTCCATCATCGCAATCTTCAAATGGCCTTGGATTGATGGCAGTTGCCCTATCCACAGGACTGGCAGCGGTTGGAGCAGGCATAGCAGTGGGAATGACAGGAGCGGCTTCAGTTGGAGCCATAAGTGAAAAACCAGAACTGCTTGGAAGAACTCTCATTTACGTTGGTCTTGCCGAAGGAATAGTTATATACGGTCTTATCGTGAGTATCATGATACTCGGGAGGTTATGA